The following are from one region of the Odontesthes bonariensis isolate fOdoBon6 chromosome 12, fOdoBon6.hap1, whole genome shotgun sequence genome:
- the rpl8 gene encoding large ribosomal subunit protein uL2, whose amino-acid sequence MGRVIRGQRKGAGSVFKAHVKHRKGAAKLRHIDFAERHGYIKGIVKDIIHDPGRGAPLAKVAFRDPYRFKKRTELFIAAEGIHTGQFIYCGKKAQLNIGNVLPVGTMPEGTIICCLEEKPGDRGKLARASGNYATVISHNPETKKSRVKLPSGSKKVIASANRAVVGVVAGGGRIDKPILKAGRAYHKYKAKRNCWPRVRGVAMNPVEHPFGGGNHQHIGKPSTIRRDAPAGRKVGLIAARRTGRLRGTKTVQEKEN is encoded by the exons ATGGGACGTGTGATCAGGGGACAGAGAAAAGGTGCGGGCTCCGTGTTCAAAGCCCACGTCAAGCACAGGAAAGGTGCTGCTAAACTCCGTCATATTGACTTCGCTGAACGCCATGGTTACATCAAGGGGATTGTGAAG GACATCATCCATGACCCCGGCCGTGGTGCTCCCTTGGCCAAAGTGGCTTTTCGTGACCCATACCGGTTCAAGAAGAGGACAGAGCTCTTCATCGCTGCTGAGGGCATCCACACTGGACAGTTCATCTACTGTGGCAAGAAAG CTCAGCTCAACATCGGCAATGTTCTGCCCGTTGGTACGATGCCTGAGGGAACCATCATCTGCTGCCTGGAGGAGAAGCCCGGTGACCGAGGCAAGCTGGCCCGCGCGTCAGGAAACTACGCCACCGTCATCTCCCACAACCCTGAAACCAAGAAGTCCAGAGTCAAGCTGCCCTCTGGCTCCAAGAAAGTCATCGCCTCTGCCAACAGAGCCGTCGTTG GTGTGGTCGCTGGTGGCGGTCGTATTGACAAGCCCATCCTGAAGGCCGGTCGTGCCTACCACAAGTACAAGGCCAAGAGGAACTGCTGGCCACGTGTCCGTGGTGTGGCTATGAAC CCCGTTGAGCATCCCTTCGGTGGTGGTAACCATCAGCATATTGGCAAACCCTCAACAATCAGGAGGGATGCACCTGCTGGTCGCAAGGTCGGTCTCATTGCTGCCCGTCGTACAGGCAGACTGCGTGGAACAAAGACCGTCCAGGAGAAGGAGAACTAA